One Chromatiaceae bacterium genomic region harbors:
- a CDS encoding translocation/assembly module TamB domain-containing protein: MRRLVRLLLILTSLPLLLVAALWGAANTGPGRDFIARQIGPLSSGLVQVEGLAGQLPLNPRLARLEIRDAEGVWLLVEEVALDLNPWPLWRGQIQVEALTATTLALDRLPAYAESTETSTPFQPPPLALRHLAVQRLTLGQVAPGAPAMSVTGQGTLTRLDDFSAQVALEIPGRADRYQVALTASPADLRLDLQIHEDPAGLISALLRAQGVRLPPEVDRWQLAAKGTGPWTALALTADLAAGPLQATAAGQLDLQTQSAANLKLRAELPTMSLALPDGATMAWQAIHLEADLNGPWSAPQGQAQLEATGLDYGESGLSRLTAHLEGDAQGVRLEGQAKGARIPKAPPEFAEQPLRLTAELAPREPGQPFRLDLDHPIAQFSSQGKLEELSGQATLTLADLTTLAILTGQDLAGKVQVVADFALGEAAGRSPRLAASGEVHLTRAPGPTLGLLGPEARLAVTAAPVNGTWQLASARIDGAKLQVLATGCAAEESGAEGSGPDAPPLAPPSDCAAGPHQALHWSLDLPDLTALASDWTGRFQAEGTFAGWPPPSHADAATPAASDLSANLTLDARHAQLGAAKVTGQLAANLSEASGDLSLGGDWGGQPLALRLLADRAANGALNLTLDGSHLAGITASGQMHLPTGATLPQGELKLEASRLADLGPLLGQELAGSLDLRLNLTATQANLTATGKGLRLPSAIGIGQVSLEGKVADLPALAGIEARLQVDGLTAPEVAGDLTLTAKGQQSALDLTATSRLTTSPLGAASLGLAAGLDIPGHRLSLTKLETQANGETLRLLAPAAVDFKDGLAVDHLRLGLGTGTLDLRGRLLPELDLEASLVKLPLERIAALAGRPVAAGLLDAQVKLKGQPDAPAGSLSLKGSSLRLTEDNGFGMPPAGLDTNLTLKPGANALDVSAQMGPKGNLRLRGQVGGTLPLAPGVLALRADGHIDLGLLDPLLTPAGRQATGQANLDARIAGTLAAPKLEGRLGLAGVAYRDWNSGLNLTHIAGNLILDGDRLHLEGLSGQAGSGTLTISGDIGLLAPGLPLNLSLVARNAEPIRFDWLKLRGDADLSLKGPAAGATLAGKIHFDRIDIRLPERVAASVPILTVREEGVSRQPRAQPPQAATPAVPFQMGLELSLAAPRGVYIRGKGVDAELGGELQVGGNLDQPAIAGGFNLIRGEYILVGQTLKFSRGRIGLDGAAGLDPTLDLEARVTAAGSTAILGVKGTATEPRIVLSGEPELPQDEILSRLLFGVAGTRLSPWQTAQVGLAAARLAGLGPKGPGLLESARTTLGLDRLSVGTDKDGGTTAEAGRQLSERVYLGARQGTRAGETQGVLRIELTPSLRLETDIGASSSSRAGIAYEREY, translated from the coding sequence ATGCGCCGCCTGGTACGCCTCCTCCTCATTCTGACCAGCCTGCCGCTCCTCCTGGTCGCCGCCCTCTGGGGGGCCGCCAACACCGGGCCGGGGCGGGACTTCATTGCCCGCCAGATCGGCCCCCTGAGCAGCGGCCTGGTCCAGGTAGAGGGCCTGGCGGGCCAGTTGCCCCTGAACCCACGCCTGGCCCGGCTGGAAATCCGCGACGCCGAGGGCGTCTGGCTCCTGGTTGAAGAGGTGGCCCTGGACCTGAACCCCTGGCCGCTTTGGCGAGGCCAGATCCAGGTCGAGGCCCTGACGGCGACGACCCTGGCCCTGGACCGGCTCCCCGCCTACGCGGAGAGCACGGAGACCTCAACACCCTTCCAACCGCCCCCCCTGGCCCTGCGCCACCTCGCCGTCCAGCGTCTGACCCTGGGGCAAGTGGCGCCCGGGGCGCCCGCCATGAGCGTCACGGGCCAGGGGACCCTGACCCGTCTCGATGACTTCTCGGCCCAAGTCGCCCTTGAGATCCCCGGCCGCGCGGACCGCTACCAGGTGGCGCTGACGGCCAGCCCCGCGGACCTCCGCCTCGACCTCCAGATCCACGAGGACCCCGCGGGCCTGATCAGCGCCCTCCTCCGTGCCCAGGGCGTGCGGCTGCCACCGGAGGTGGATCGCTGGCAACTAGCGGCCAAGGGCACGGGTCCCTGGACCGCCCTCGCCCTCACGGCCGACCTGGCGGCGGGCCCCCTCCAGGCCACGGCGGCTGGCCAGCTCGATCTGCAGACCCAGTCCGCCGCCAACCTCAAGCTGCGGGCCGAGCTACCGACCATGTCCCTGGCGTTACCGGATGGCGCGACCATGGCCTGGCAGGCTATTCACCTGGAGGCCGATCTCAATGGACCCTGGAGTGCGCCCCAGGGCCAGGCCCAGTTGGAGGCAACGGGTCTGGACTACGGCGAATCGGGGCTGTCCCGCTTGACGGCCCACCTGGAAGGCGATGCCCAGGGCGTGAGACTGGAAGGCCAGGCCAAGGGCGCCCGCATCCCAAAGGCCCCGCCCGAATTCGCCGAGCAGCCCTTGCGCCTGACCGCCGAACTTGCGCCCCGGGAGCCGGGCCAACCCTTCCGCCTCGACCTCGATCACCCCATCGCCCAATTCTCGTCCCAGGGTAAACTGGAGGAGCTGTCGGGACAGGCGACCCTCACCCTGGCCGATCTCACCACGCTTGCCATCCTGACGGGACAAGACCTGGCCGGCAAGGTCCAGGTCGTCGCTGATTTCGCCCTCGGCGAGGCCGCCGGCCGCTCGCCCCGACTGGCAGCCAGCGGCGAGGTACATCTTACCCGGGCACCCGGCCCGACCCTGGGCCTCCTCGGCCCCGAAGCCCGGCTGGCTGTGACCGCCGCCCCGGTGAACGGTACCTGGCAACTCGCCAGCGCCCGCATCGATGGCGCCAAGCTACAGGTCCTAGCCACCGGCTGTGCCGCCGAAGAGTCGGGTGCGGAGGGATCGGGCCCGGATGCGCCCCCGCTGGCGCCGCCCAGCGACTGCGCGGCGGGACCCCACCAAGCCCTGCATTGGTCCCTGGACCTGCCCGACCTCACCGCCCTGGCCAGCGACTGGACCGGCCGGTTCCAGGCCGAGGGCACCTTCGCGGGCTGGCCACCGCCCAGTCACGCGGATGCCGCCACCCCCGCGGCCTCCGACCTGAGTGCCAACCTGACCCTGGACGCCCGTCATGCCCAACTCGGTGCCGCCAAGGTCACTGGCCAACTCGCGGCCAACCTGAGCGAGGCGAGTGGCGACCTGAGCCTGGGCGGCGACTGGGGTGGCCAGCCCCTCGCCCTCCGCCTCCTGGCTGACCGCGCGGCGAATGGCGCACTGAACCTCACCCTCGACGGCAGCCATCTAGCCGGAATCACCGCCAGCGGCCAAATGCACCTGCCCACGGGCGCCACCCTGCCCCAGGGCGAACTCAAGCTGGAGGCCAGCCGTCTCGCCGACCTGGGGCCGCTTCTGGGTCAGGAGTTGGCCGGCAGCCTCGATCTGCGCCTGAACCTGACCGCGACCCAGGCCAATCTCACCGCCACGGGCAAGGGGCTGCGTCTACCCAGCGCCATCGGTATCGGCCAGGTCAGCCTGGAGGGTAAGGTAGCCGATCTCCCGGCCCTGGCCGGCATCGAGGCCCGACTCCAGGTTGATGGCCTGACCGCTCCCGAGGTGGCGGGGGACCTGACCCTGACCGCCAAGGGCCAACAGAGCGCCCTGGACCTGACGGCTACCTCCCGCCTGACCACCTCCCCCCTGGGCGCCGCCAGCCTGGGGTTGGCGGCCGGTCTGGACATCCCTGGCCACCGGCTGTCCCTCACCAAGCTGGAGACCCAGGCCAATGGCGAGACCCTGCGTCTGCTGGCCCCCGCGGCAGTGGATTTCAAGGATGGCCTGGCGGTAGATCATCTCAGGCTGGGGCTGGGCACCGGCACCCTCGACCTCAGGGGCCGCCTGCTGCCCGAGCTGGACCTGGAGGCCAGCCTGGTCAAGCTGCCCCTCGAAAGGATCGCCGCCCTCGCCGGCAGACCCGTCGCCGCTGGTCTCCTCGACGCTCAAGTCAAGCTCAAGGGCCAGCCAGACGCCCCGGCGGGCAGCCTGAGCCTCAAGGGCAGCAGCCTAAGACTGACCGAGGACAACGGCTTCGGGATGCCTCCCGCCGGGCTGGATACCAACCTGACCCTCAAGCCCGGCGCCAACGCCCTGGATGTCAGTGCCCAAATGGGGCCTAAAGGCAACCTGCGGCTGCGCGGCCAGGTCGGCGGTACCCTGCCCCTGGCCCCCGGCGTCCTCGCCCTGCGCGCGGACGGCCACATCGACCTCGGCCTCCTGGATCCCCTGCTCACCCCCGCTGGCCGTCAGGCCACGGGTCAGGCCAACCTCGATGCCCGCATCGCCGGCACCCTGGCCGCGCCCAAGCTCGAAGGCCGGCTAGGCCTCGCCGGGGTCGCCTATCGCGACTGGAACTCGGGACTCAACCTCACCCACATCGCCGGCAATCTGATCCTGGATGGCGACCGGCTGCATCTGGAGGGCCTGTCCGGCCAGGCCGGCAGCGGCACCCTGACAATCTCCGGCGACATCGGCCTGCTCGCCCCGGGCCTGCCCCTGAACCTGAGCCTGGTCGCCCGCAACGCCGAGCCCATCCGCTTCGACTGGCTGAAGCTCAGGGGCGATGCCGATCTCAGTCTCAAGGGCCCCGCCGCCGGGGCGACCCTGGCGGGCAAGATCCACTTCGACCGCATCGACATCCGTCTGCCCGAACGCGTGGCGGCGAGCGTCCCCATCCTGACGGTGCGCGAAGAGGGCGTGTCTCGCCAACCTCGCGCCCAGCCTCCGCAAGCGGCAACCCCCGCAGTGCCCTTCCAGATGGGTCTGGAACTGAGCCTGGCCGCCCCCCGCGGCGTCTATATCCGTGGCAAGGGCGTGGACGCCGAACTGGGGGGAGAGCTGCAAGTGGGCGGCAACCTGGACCAGCCCGCCATCGCCGGCGGCTTCAACCTGATCCGCGGCGAGTACATCCTGGTCGGTCAGACCCTGAAATTCAGCCGTGGCCGCATCGGCCTGGATGGTGCCGCCGGGCTGGACCCCACCCTGGACCTGGAGGCGCGGGTAACGGCAGCGGGCAGCACCGCCATCCTTGGCGTCAAAGGCACGGCGACCGAACCGCGCATCGTCCTAAGTGGGGAGCCCGAGCTGCCCCAGGACGAGATTCTGTCCCGCCTCCTCTTCGGCGTCGCCGGCACCCGCCTTTCGCCCTGGCAGACGGCGCAGGTGGGCCTCGCCGCCGCGCGCCTGGCCGGGCTAGGCCCCAAGGGGCCCGGTCTCCTGGAAAGCGCCCGCACCACCCTGGGGCTCGACAGGCTGAGCGTCGGCACCGACAAGGACGGGGGCACCACCGCCGAGGCGGGCCGCCAGCTCTCCGAACGTGTCTATCTTGGCGCCCGCCAAGGCACCCGCGCCGGCGAGACCCAGGGCGTCCTGCGCATCGAACTCACTCCCAGCCTCCGCCTCGAGACCGATATCGGCGCAAGCAGCAGTTCCCGCGCCGGCATCGCCTACGAACGTGAATACTGA
- a CDS encoding outer membrane protein assembly factor produces the protein MTEGLRPAMTTHAPGAHPAPWGGPWRGHHRSPARPGPSVWLIGLLLLIFMTAVPAADVMPYDLTLKPTGNAAMDQALLDASLLASLREEAKAGAFALGSRANNDLPRLDDVLRSFGYYDAYIDIRLNGLPLDEPDLVARLEASAEATTTPTAPIPVQVSIDLGPLYHLGEVRLDGEIPAKARAAFTLEPGQPALAASVLAAGQALLTALREEGYALAAIPAPEVIVLHATRTMDVTYTATPGPRLAIGPVTIRGLDRLKEDYVQRRLGLEPGELYSPSRLERARRELTDSGVLSSARLIPGTEPDAFGRLPMTLEVTERPPRVLRFAGAYSSDEGGSVSASWTHRNLFGRAERLTLRADIGTLGASYTTEPSYLVSAAFVKPDIWRRNDDLNLDLAAVREFLDAYDRDAISAGVSLQRRFSENLSAGLGVGMERSRITQDDITRDYHLAFLPLTLKYNGAGDLLDPREGARLDARVAPTQVLSGDASNFIHLRTTGTAYLDLTRLTSAQRESGRTIVAGRLSIGRIFGASADQVPPDWRFYAGGGGSVRGYPYQSIGPQTLTGQPKGGSNLLETSLELRQRLWGNWGGAIFADTGAVSDLNFPGTGTWAIGVGAGIRYHTPVGPVRLDLATPLNNEADDPAVQVYIGIGQAY, from the coding sequence ATGACTGAAGGCCTCCGCCCCGCCATGACCACCCACGCACCCGGCGCGCACCCGGCGCCCTGGGGAGGGCCCTGGCGCGGGCATCACCGCTCCCCAGCCCGACCCGGCCCAAGCGTCTGGCTCATCGGCCTCCTTCTGCTGATCTTCATGACCGCAGTCCCCGCCGCCGATGTCATGCCCTACGATCTGACCCTCAAGCCGACCGGCAATGCCGCCATGGACCAGGCCCTGCTGGACGCATCCCTCCTCGCCAGCCTCCGCGAGGAGGCCAAGGCCGGGGCCTTCGCCCTGGGCTCCCGCGCCAACAACGACCTGCCGCGCCTCGACGACGTGCTGCGCAGTTTCGGCTACTACGACGCCTACATCGACATCCGCCTCAACGGCCTGCCCCTCGACGAACCGGACCTGGTGGCGCGTCTCGAGGCCAGTGCCGAGGCAACGACGACCCCGACCGCCCCCATCCCCGTCCAGGTGTCGATCGATCTCGGCCCCCTCTACCACCTGGGCGAGGTCCGTCTCGACGGCGAGATACCGGCCAAGGCACGCGCCGCCTTCACCCTGGAGCCCGGCCAGCCGGCCTTGGCCGCCAGCGTGCTCGCCGCCGGCCAGGCCCTGTTGACTGCCCTGCGCGAGGAGGGTTATGCCCTCGCCGCGATACCCGCGCCGGAGGTCATCGTCCTGCACGCCACCCGGACCATGGACGTCACCTACACCGCTACCCCGGGCCCGCGCCTCGCCATCGGCCCCGTAACCATCCGTGGGCTGGATAGGCTCAAGGAGGACTATGTGCAGCGCCGCCTGGGTCTGGAACCTGGCGAGCTCTATAGCCCCAGCCGTCTGGAGCGAGCGCGACGGGAACTCACGGACAGCGGCGTCCTGTCCAGTGCCCGCCTCATCCCTGGCACGGAACCCGACGCCTTCGGGCGCCTGCCCATGACCCTGGAGGTCACCGAACGCCCCCCACGGGTGCTGCGTTTCGCTGGGGCCTATTCGTCCGACGAGGGCGGCAGCGTCTCGGCCTCCTGGACCCATCGCAACCTCTTTGGCCGCGCCGAACGCCTGACCCTGCGCGCCGATATCGGCACCCTGGGCGCGTCCTATACCACCGAACCCAGCTATCTCGTCAGCGCCGCCTTCGTCAAACCCGACATCTGGCGGCGCAATGACGACCTGAACCTGGACCTGGCCGCGGTCCGTGAATTCCTCGACGCCTACGATCGGGACGCCATCTCCGCCGGCGTCTCCCTGCAACGGCGTTTCAGCGAAAACCTCAGCGCCGGCCTGGGCGTCGGCATGGAGCGCTCCCGGATCACCCAGGACGACATCACCCGCGACTACCACCTGGCCTTCCTGCCCCTGACCCTCAAATACAATGGGGCCGGCGACCTCCTCGATCCCCGCGAGGGCGCGCGTCTAGACGCCCGGGTTGCCCCGACCCAGGTCCTGAGTGGCGACGCCAGTAATTTCATCCACCTGCGCACCACCGGGACCGCCTACCTGGACCTGACGCGCCTCACCAGCGCCCAGCGGGAATCGGGACGGACCATCGTCGCCGGCCGCCTGTCCATTGGCCGCATCTTTGGCGCCTCGGCCGATCAAGTGCCCCCGGACTGGCGCTTCTACGCTGGTGGCGGCGGCTCGGTCCGTGGCTACCCCTACCAATCCATCGGTCCCCAAACCCTCACGGGCCAGCCCAAGGGGGGCAGCAACCTGCTGGAAACCAGTCTGGAACTCCGCCAACGCCTGTGGGGGAACTGGGGTGGCGCCATCTTCGCCGATACGGGTGCCGTCTCCGACCTGAATTTTCCCGGCACCGGCACCTGGGCCATCGGCGTAGGCGCCGGCATCCGCTATCACACCCCCGTGGGGCCGGTACGGCTGGATCTCGCCACCCCGCTGAACAATGAGGCGGACGATCCCGCGGTACAGGTTTACATCGGCATCGGCCAGGCCTACTGA
- a CDS encoding phosphoribulokinase: MSRKHPILAVTGSSGAGTSTVKNALEHIFKRVGARAAFIEGDSFHRFNRKEMRAELKQAKKDDHHLSHFGPEGNLFDKQLELFQSYGRSGAGERRHYVHDEEESSLYGAEPGTFTDWEPIPPDTDLLFYEGLHGGVVAGDIDLAKEVDLLIGVCPTINLEWVQKINRDMAERGYQPADVMDTIHRRMYDYMHYILPQFAQTHINFQRIPLTDTSNPFCVTNIPTADQSLVLIHFLKDKPDVEYKLRLKGLIEGAMITGFNTLVIPGGKMMYAMELILTERIMAMMKRRGHLDKFE, translated from the coding sequence ATGTCGAGAAAGCACCCCATCCTGGCGGTGACCGGTTCCTCCGGCGCCGGCACCAGCACCGTTAAGAACGCCTTGGAGCATATCTTCAAGCGCGTTGGCGCGCGCGCCGCCTTCATCGAGGGCGACAGTTTCCATCGTTTTAATCGCAAGGAGATGCGGGCGGAACTCAAGCAGGCCAAGAAGGATGACCACCATCTGAGCCATTTCGGACCCGAGGGCAATCTCTTTGACAAGCAGTTGGAGTTATTCCAGTCCTATGGCCGTTCGGGCGCGGGTGAACGTCGCCACTATGTCCACGACGAGGAGGAATCCAGCCTGTACGGCGCGGAGCCAGGTACCTTCACTGACTGGGAGCCCATACCGCCGGACACGGACCTGCTCTTCTACGAGGGGCTGCACGGCGGCGTGGTCGCTGGGGATATCGACCTCGCCAAGGAGGTGGACCTGCTCATCGGCGTGTGCCCGACCATCAATCTGGAATGGGTGCAGAAGATCAACCGTGACATGGCTGAACGTGGCTACCAGCCCGCGGATGTCATGGACACCATTCATCGCCGCATGTATGACTACATGCACTACATCCTGCCCCAGTTTGCCCAGACGCACATCAACTTCCAGCGCATCCCCCTCACCGATACCTCCAATCCCTTCTGCGTGACCAATATCCCGACGGCGGATCAGAGCCTGGTGCTCATCCATTTCCTCAAGGATAAGCCAGACGTGGAGTACAAGCTTCGCCTCAAGGGGCTGATCGAGGGGGCCATGATCACGGGCTTCAATACCCTGGTGATTCCGGGCGGCAAGATGATGTATGCCATGGAGTTGATCTTGACCGAGCGCATCATGGCCATGATGAAGCGTCGCGGTCACCTTGATAAGTTCGAGTGA
- a CDS encoding phosphatase — protein MSTRYEKHAKQVVKGFKEVIDDEAKKALTDEDFDQLAILINSAITNSVLSAVEKVADDLEKSVRKIRRGAEHYDD, from the coding sequence ATGTCGACACGCTACGAAAAACACGCCAAGCAGGTAGTCAAGGGCTTCAAGGAAGTCATCGACGATGAGGCCAAGAAGGCCCTCACCGACGAAGACTTCGACCAACTCGCCATCTTGATCAATTCCGCCATCACCAACTCCGTCCTCTCGGCGGTGGAAAAGGTGGCCGATGACCTGGAGAAGTCCGTCCGCAAGATCCGCCGCGGGGCTGAGCATTACGACGACTAA
- the ppk2 gene encoding polyphosphate kinase 2, whose product MSENEVQPTTEISAATHAASATAAATASAAHPQESEHQEPAAKAAPAKEPHAKDAEKQAAKAAEPKKAEKDDKADKETKKEKPPNILVNIQVDEKALKKEAEAYYPYKKKLPTAEYEVMKFDLQIELLKWQNWVKESGERVIVCFEGRDAAGKGGTIKRVMEHLNPRGARVVALEKPSERERTQWYYQRYLENLPAAGEIVFFDRSWYNRAGVERVMGFCTPAEYLEFMRQTPELERMLVRSGIRLHKLWFSVTRKEQLRRFKSREHDPLKQWKLSPMDLASLDLWDEYTSAKENMFFYTHTADSPWTVIKSDDKNRARINAMRFLLAKSPYPNRNPAVACLPDPEIVVAPQIQHLNPASL is encoded by the coding sequence ATGTCTGAAAACGAGGTCCAGCCGACCACCGAAATATCCGCGGCGACGCACGCCGCCAGTGCCACGGCCGCCGCAACGGCCAGCGCCGCGCACCCTCAGGAAAGCGAGCACCAGGAGCCAGCGGCCAAGGCCGCCCCGGCGAAGGAACCGCATGCCAAGGATGCGGAGAAGCAGGCCGCCAAGGCGGCCGAGCCCAAGAAGGCTGAAAAGGACGACAAAGCCGATAAGGAAACCAAAAAAGAAAAGCCGCCCAATATCCTGGTGAACATCCAGGTGGATGAGAAGGCCCTCAAGAAGGAGGCCGAGGCCTACTATCCCTACAAGAAGAAGCTACCGACGGCTGAATACGAGGTGATGAAATTCGATCTCCAGATCGAGTTGCTCAAATGGCAAAATTGGGTCAAGGAGAGCGGCGAACGCGTCATCGTCTGCTTCGAGGGCCGCGATGCCGCCGGCAAGGGTGGCACCATCAAGCGCGTCATGGAGCACCTCAACCCCCGCGGCGCCCGCGTCGTCGCCCTGGAGAAGCCCAGCGAACGCGAGCGCACCCAGTGGTACTATCAGCGCTATCTTGAGAATCTGCCCGCCGCGGGCGAGATCGTCTTCTTCGACCGGTCCTGGTACAACCGCGCTGGCGTGGAACGGGTCATGGGCTTCTGCACCCCAGCCGAGTATCTGGAATTCATGCGCCAGACCCCGGAACTGGAACGTATGCTGGTCCGCAGCGGCATTCGCCTACATAAACTCTGGTTCTCGGTCACTCGCAAGGAGCAGTTGCGGCGCTTTAAGTCCCGCGAGCACGACCCGCTCAAACAGTGGAAGTTGAGCCCCATGGACCTGGCCTCCCTGGACCTCTGGGATGAATACACCAGCGCCAAGGAAAACATGTTCTTCTACACCCACACGGCGGACTCCCCTTGGACCGTGATCAAGTCCGACGATAAAAATCGGGCCCGTATCAATGCGATGCGCTTCCTGCTCGCCAAGAGCCCCTACCCGAATCGTAATCCGGCGGTCGCCTGCCTTCCTGACCCCGAGATCGTGGTCGCACCGCAGATCCAACATCTGAATCCCGCTTCGCTCTAA
- the rpsT gene encoding 30S ribosomal protein S20, which yields MANSPQAIKRARQSEQRRQHNASRRSAMRTYVKNTLKAIAAGDKEAAMAAFKLAVPFLDRAAGKGLIHANKAARHKSRINARIKAMA from the coding sequence TTGGCCAACTCCCCCCAAGCCATCAAGCGCGCCCGTCAGTCCGAGCAGCGCCGCCAGCACAATGCCTCTCGCCGTAGCGCCATGCGCACCTACGTTAAGAACACGCTCAAGGCTATTGCCGCGGGTGACAAGGAAGCTGCCATGGCGGCCTTCAAGCTAGCGGTGCCCTTCCTAGACCGCGCCGCTGGCAAGGGGCTAATTCACGCCAACAAGGCCGCCCGTCACAAAAGTCGCATCAATGCTCGCATCAAAGCGATGGCCTGA
- a CDS encoding cupin domain-containing protein, translating to MNPVNFFTNSPAPVFGESCEDLWRQANLRVERISSSASPDPGLYDQEQDEWVMLVEGRAVLEVAGRRVPLSPGDHLVIPAHTPHRVLETHPEPRCLWLAVHFYPATTASARA from the coding sequence ATGAACCCCGTTAATTTCTTTACCAATTCGCCTGCCCCTGTCTTCGGGGAGTCCTGCGAGGATCTCTGGCGCCAGGCCAATCTGCGTGTCGAGCGGATCAGCAGCAGCGCCTCCCCGGACCCTGGTCTCTACGACCAGGAACAGGATGAATGGGTGATGCTGGTGGAGGGCCGGGCGGTACTGGAGGTAGCCGGGAGGCGAGTGCCTCTGAGTCCGGGTGATCACCTGGTCATTCCCGCCCATACCCCGCACCGGGTGCTGGAGACGCACCCCGAGCCCCGCTGCCTGTGGCTGGCGGTCCATTTCTATCCCGCCACCACGGCCAGCGCGAGGGCCTGA
- the hemF gene encoding oxygen-dependent coproporphyrinogen oxidase, translating into MTSRPDANAVKDYLLALQDRLTQALRQEDGNADFIEETWRRPGGGGGRSRVLRGGDLFEQGGINFSQVFGASLPASATVRRPELAARAYQAMGVSLVMHPRNPYVPTSHLNVRFFMAEKSGAEPVWWFGGGFDLTPYYGFEEDAIHWHRVARAACLPFGAEVHPRLKRQCDEYFFLKHRDEPRGIGGLFFDDFDEGGFGRSLALVQSVGDHYLPAYLPIVQRRKDLAWGERERAFQKYRRGRYVEFNLVYDRGTLFGLQSGGRTESILMSLPPEVSWRYGWQPEPGSSEAALYDRFLVARDWLAEAA; encoded by the coding sequence ATGACCTCCAGGCCCGATGCCAACGCCGTCAAGGATTACCTCCTGGCGCTTCAAGACCGGTTGACCCAGGCCCTGCGGCAAGAGGATGGTAACGCCGATTTCATCGAGGAGACCTGGCGGAGGCCCGGCGGGGGGGGCGGCCGTAGTCGGGTTCTGCGCGGGGGCGACCTCTTCGAGCAGGGTGGAATCAATTTTTCCCAGGTCTTTGGGGCCAGTTTGCCGGCCTCGGCGACGGTGCGGCGTCCGGAACTGGCGGCCAGGGCCTATCAAGCCATGGGCGTTTCCCTGGTCATGCACCCCCGCAATCCTTACGTGCCTACCTCCCATCTCAATGTGCGCTTCTTTATGGCCGAAAAGTCGGGTGCCGAGCCGGTCTGGTGGTTTGGCGGCGGCTTCGACCTGACCCCCTATTACGGTTTCGAGGAGGATGCCATCCATTGGCACCGGGTCGCCCGCGCCGCCTGCCTGCCCTTTGGGGCCGAGGTCCATCCTCGTCTGAAGCGCCAGTGCGACGAGTATTTTTTCCTCAAGCATCGCGACGAGCCACGCGGCATCGGTGGCCTCTTTTTCGACGATTTCGATGAAGGGGGCTTCGGGCGCAGCCTGGCCTTGGTACAAAGTGTCGGCGATCACTACTTGCCCGCCTATCTGCCGATCGTTCAGCGGCGCAAGGACCTGGCCTGGGGCGAGCGGGAGCGGGCCTTTCAGAAATACCGCCGGGGCCGCTATGTGGAATTCAATCTGGTCTATGACCGGGGCACACTGTTCGGGCTGCAATCGGGTGGCCGGACCGAATCCATCCTCATGTCCCTGCCGCCAGAGGTGAGCTGGCGCTATGGCTGGCAGCCCGAGCCCGGGTCGTCGGAGGCGGCGCTCTACGACAGATTCCTGGTGGCGCGGGACTGGCTGGCCGAGGCGGCTTGA
- a CDS encoding thioredoxin family protein, whose translation MFQHHSHADHRHDHRHDHPHVHGPQPRHPNSFAVDRPDFEERVIGASREGPILVDFWADWCGPCHALTPHLERAVAECQTAIRLAKVEVDEGDNMKLAGHYRLRGFPTVILFRDGEEQCRFSGARSTAQIRDWLREHLDAAPTGGGA comes from the coding sequence ATGTTCCAGCATCATAGCCACGCAGACCACCGTCACGATCACCGCCACGACCACCCGCACGTCCATGGCCCTCAGCCCCGGCACCCCAACAGCTTCGCCGTCGATCGCCCGGATTTCGAGGAGCGGGTGATCGGGGCCTCACGGGAGGGACCCATCCTGGTGGATTTCTGGGCCGACTGGTGCGGCCCCTGTCACGCCCTGACGCCTCACCTGGAACGAGCGGTGGCCGAATGCCAGACGGCCATCCGCCTGGCCAAGGTCGAGGTTGACGAGGGTGACAACATGAAGCTGGCGGGGCATTACCGGCTGCGCGGCTTCCCCACCGTCATCCTCTTCCGTGACGGGGAGGAGCAGTGCCGCTTCAGCGGTGCCCGCTCGACGGCCCAGATCCGCGACTGGTTGCGGGAGCATCTGGACGCAGCCCCCACCGGGGGCGGGGCCTGA